A genome region from Salvia splendens isolate huo1 chromosome 19, SspV2, whole genome shotgun sequence includes the following:
- the LOC121778450 gene encoding protein ROS1C-like isoform X2: protein MDMYDEFCLSKQPRGFDLNRSEGPSYKDQNTWMMEQGRGSSVPWEKGVTLNGSIWIPSTPDKMVLQSSNNARPEMKQNQIGQHTWHNMVDVYEHLLRDQQPPRFDLNRMEAPSYTEYNHEGVPPAGNYSRPHQNLPPTTNLGMNGKVQISQDAAPVEAYNWFPLNSDQNNCVGVNQNAGGNGSNLQNIGEVVTRQEVSSFADLMCIMNAKDSPSPNGLPYRSSVLEGKPAIPCPVSQVESNHLYAPFGAGPEQNHIFLGSNHVGCASVGVSAQRNHVLHESNHVAYAMVGAGFPQSHIYCGSHDGGGYNQQEIPQSRPSVAKSALRLTQPSSTLGSLPLGLLTPDQQNQFKTHQIVQVPHLLQEGTLTPEKYIPGNLVVSSQPEIIEEERGDIIDKSMGKSTEAVLRSPQEMKCSDGGNGGIDLNKTPQQKTPKRTKHRPKVVVEGKPKRSPKLASTKSSTPNGNLSAKRKYGSNNGTKDSTPPMADTVKVAEASGMGPAMKLTKRKLNFNTEIVGDNRAQEECQGSQLGHQEQNNEQHKLRKDSSGPSTSAAKAGCSNTLERKGQQTPTPYQFAQSLNRIPSQELPILGSGAPPPTSRDHSLNAIARSFSMRNASICQSDSVSRYNQLHHHIREGHGHIAFQANPSEQILGFGAQSSVQTMPQVVEDLIDVTDKQGTKRAYKPTVIGSPQNMVFVGSQLQFQGLHERQTGSRAYGEKNAEDDNGRSLSRHSGFTTAERIVQEIVSRRNKSFLAQISTEPQNDESRNSDCRRQIINRNDNPTNVICDRYMNYSDIRNNIQQHHALSQVHLHSEIMLPKTTDNIADKQITKPITEGINRKEPFVGKVHQQDPQKRKSYGKSPKKVAGNTVEVYSTVDDITNGMRHLHLTNSGKELVWKEQSALVPYKGDGAVVPYDPVKKKTPRPKVDLDPETNRLWNLLMGKEGGEVPETMDTNREKWWEEERKVFRGRVDSFIARMHLVQGDRRFSKWKGSVVDSVIGVFLTQNVSDHLSSSAFMNLAAKFPLKSETAREPYCECSGSPAVGKHEVRITYPDGTTYHQKMAMEPVSDHSQVTSTETSTHRTNSPEKKTSPVSNHYTRRAEEDIISSQSSSESVVFQTTEDVRSSSASNSDSECGWNISKKVGHQSVSQQDEGIAALQQKHTQSPGRVDISEAQHQQSSLHPLPNSWTNMLMGIGNWEAEDLTFLGSENVSNLTSKDSKGTDAQCMDDYVGQSAEGPFMVSEDGRSKYQPSSVNHADLRKSLELRNDFPDESCNRNPQHSVKHSSEEQGAFHSKGTVQKDSGRPVEALSKQPSDDRKWAEVEPGMEQGQSSNNQPSNTGVATPNARKRKAEKEKAGPFNWDTLRKQVQSKDGTAGSSRKAMDSLDYEAMRNADVHEISEAIKERGMSNILAERMKSFLNHLVEDHERIDLEWLRDVEPAKAKDYLLSIRGLGLKSVECIRLLTLHHLAFPVDTNVGRIAVRLGWVPLQPLPEQLQLHLLELYPILETVQKYIWPRLCKLDQETLYELHYQMITFGKVFCTKRDPNCNACPLRGECRHFASAFASARLALPVPEERHIVRSAAPISDTNNSGNVIIKHMALPPSEDTIDQGVRLSRDCEPLIEEPATPEPEPPAEVEDIEDTFYDDSDSEEIPVIKLNIEEFTTNLQSFLQGKIEIGEGDMSKALVALNPQFASIPAPKLKHASRLRTEHQVYELPDSHPLLKEMDRREPDDPSPYLLAIWTPGETPDSVQPPEAKCSSAVAAGGLCTNKTCFSCNSTREAQSQTVRGTILIPCRTAMRGSFPLNGTYFQVNEVFADHESSLSPIDVPRSLIWNLPKRTVFFGTSVSSIFKGLSTEDIQFCFWKGLVCVRGFDQKSRAPRPLKARLHFPASKKET, encoded by the exons ATGGATATGTATGATGAATTTTGTCTGAGTAAGCAGCCTCGTGGTTTTGATCTGAACAGAAGTGAAGGTCCAAGCTACAAAGATCAGAACACTTGGATGATGGAGCAGGGGAGGGGATCTTCAGTGCCATGGGAGAAGGGAGTTACACTGAATGGAAGTATATGGATTCCATCGACACCGGACAAAATGGTTCTGCAGAGTTCTAATAATGCCCGGCCTGAAATGAAACAGAATCAGATTGGCCAACATACTTGGCACAACATGGTAGATGTGTATGAACATCTTTTGCGGGATCAGCAACCTCCTCGTTTCGATCTGAACAGGATGGAAGCTCCAAGCTACACAGAGTATAACCACGAAGGTGTTCCTCCAGCTGGAAACTATAGCAGGCCGCACCAGAATTTGCCTCCAACTACGAATTTGGGGATGAATGGCAAAGTGCAGATTAGTCAAGATGCTGCTCCCGTTGAAGCCTATAATTGGTTTCCATTGAACTCTGACCAAAATAACTGCGTAGGGGTGAATCAGAATGCAGGAGGAAATGGCTCTAATTTGCAGAATATAGGTGAAGTTGTTACCCGTCAGGAGGTTAGTTCATTCGCAGACTTAATGTGCATCATGAATGCTAAGGATTCCCCTTCACCGAATGGATTGCCATATAGAAGCTCTGTTTTGGAGGGCAAGCCTGCCATCCCTTGTCCTGTTTCTCAAGTTGAAAGCAATCACCTTTATGCACCATTTGGTGCTGGACCAGAGCAAAATCACATTTTCCTAGGGAGCAATCATGTGGGTTGCGCTTCAGTTGGCGTGAGTGCCCAAAGGAATCACGTTTTGCATGAAAGCAATCACGTGGCTTATGCAATGGTTGGTGCCGGATTCCCGCAGAGTCACATTTATTGTGGAAGCCATGATGGTGGTGGTTACAACCAACAAGAGATTCCACAAA GTAGACCTTCAGTAGCCAAATCAGCGCTCAGATTGACTCAACCCTCAAGCACTTTGGGGTCCTTGCCATTAGGGCTGTTAACACCAGACCAACAAAATCAGTTCAAGACTCACCAGATCGTTCAAGTGCCACATTTGTTGCAAGAAGGCACATTAACTCCAGAAAAATATATCCCCGGAAATTTAGTCGTTTCTTCACAGCCTGAAATTATTGAGGAAGAGCGTGGTGACATTATAGATAAATCTATGGGTAAATCTACTGAAGCAGTTTTAAGATCTCCCCAGGAGATGAAATGTTCTGATGGTGGAAATGGAGGAATTGATCTGAACAAGACACCACAGCAGAAAACACCAAAAAGAACGAAACACCGACCAAAGGTAGTGGTTGAAGGGAAACCCAAACGGTCACCAAAGCTTGCTTCTACAAAAAGCAGTACTCCTAATGGTAATCTTTCAGCCAAAAGGAAGTACGGGTCAAACAATGGCACTAAAGACTCAACTCCTCCAATGGCTGATACAGTGAAAGTAGCTGAAGCATCTGGCATGGGGCCTGCGATGAAGTTGACCAAGagaaaattaaacttcaacACGGAGATTGTTGGAGACAATAGAGCACAAGAGGAATGCCAGGGTAGTCAACTTGGCCACCAGGAGCAGAATAATGAGCAGCATAAGCTTCGCAAGGATTCAAGTGGACCGTCAACTTCTGCAGCTAAGGCAGGTTGCAGCAACACACTTGAAAGAAAGGGACAACAGACACCGACTCCCTACCAATTTGCTCAGTCACTAAACAGAATACCTTCTCAAGAATTACCCATCCTGGGATCTGGAGCTCCACCGCCTACATCTAGAGACCATAGCTTGAATGCTATAGCGAGAAGTTTCAGTATGCGAAATGCCAGCATATGCCAGTCCGACAGCGTTAGTAGGTACAATCAGTTACATCATCACATTAGGGAAGGCCATGGCCATATTGCCTTTCAAGCAAATCCTTCCGAGCAAATCTTGGGCTTCGGAGCACAATCATCTGTGCAGACTATGCCTCAAGTTGTGGAGGATTTGATAGATGTAACTGATAAACAAGGAACCAAGAGAGCATATAAGCCTACTGTAATTGGGAGTCCACAAAATATGGTCTTCGTGGGTTCGCAACTCCAGTTTCAAGGTTTACATGAACGACAAACTGGTTCAAGAGCATATGGTGAAAAAAATGCTGAGGATGATAATGGTAGGTCACTCAGTAGGCATTCTGGCTTTACAACTGCTGAAAGAATTGTTCAAGAAATTGTAAGCAGAAGGAATAAGAGTTTCCTGGCGCAAATATCAACAGAGCCTCAGAATGATGAATCAAGAAATTCTGATTGTAGAAGGCAGATCATTAATCGAAATGATAATCCCACCAATGTCATTTGTGATCGGTACATGAACTACTCCGATATCAGGAATAACATTCAGCAACACCATGCTTTATCTCAAGTGCATCTACATTCAGAAATAATGCTACCAAAGACAACCGACAACATTGCTGATAAGCAAATCACCAAACCCATCACTGAAGGGATAAACAGGAAGGAGCCCTTTGTGGGAAAAGTTCACCAGCAAGATCCTCAAAAAAGGAAAAGTTATGGGAAATCCCCCAAGAAGGTTGCAG GGAACACAGTAGAAGTGTATTCCACTGTGGATGATATAACCAATGGCATGAGGCATCTTCACCTCACTAACAGCGGCAAAGAATTGGTTTGGAAAGAGCAAAGTGCACTTGTTCCATACAAAGGAGATGGTGCTGTCGTTCCATATGATCCTGTCAAAAAGAAGACACCAAGGCCTAAAGTAGACCTTGATCCAGAGACAAATAGGCTGTGGAACCTTTTAATGGGTAAGGAGGGAGGCGAAGTTCCAGAAACAATGGACACCAATAGAGAAAAATGGtgggaagaagaaaggaaagtATTCCGGGGTCGAGTGGACTCATTTATTGCACGAATGCATCTAGTCCAAG GGGACAGGCGATTCTCCAAGTGGAAAGGGTCAGTGGTTGATTCGGTGATAGGAGTATTTCTTACACAAAATGTTTCAGATCATCTTTCAAG CTCTGCTTTTATGAATCTTGCAGCCAAATTCCCTTTAAAATCAGAAACTGCTAGAGAACCATATTGTGAATGTAGTGGAAGTCCAGCAGTTGGAAAGCATGAGGTTCGCATAACATATCCAGATGGAACAACTTATCATCAAAAAATGGCAATGGAACCAGTGTCTGACCATAGTCAAGTAACATCAACTGAAACATCCACACATAGAACCAACAGTCCAGAAAAAAAGACTTCTCCGGTTAGCAATCATTATACCAGGAGAGCCGAGGAAGATATCATTTCATCACAAAGTTCCTCTGAATCCGTTGTTTTTCAAACTACCGAAGATGTTAGATCCAGCTCTGCCTCAAATTCAGACTCCGAATGTGGGTGGAATATTAGCAAAAAAGTTGGCCATCAAAGTGTTTCCCAACAGGATGAAGGAATTGCAGCATTGCAGCAAA AACACACGCAAAGTCCAGGGCGGGTTGACATCTCTGAAGCCCAACACCAGCAGAGCTCTCTTCACCCATTGCCCAATTCATGGACAAACATGTTGATGGGGATAGGAAACTGGGAAGCAGAAGATCTTACATTCTTGGGAAGTGAAAACGTATCTAATTTGACTTCAAAAGATTCAAAAGGAACTGATGCACAATGCATGGATGATTACGTAGGTCAGAGTGCAGAAGGTCCTTTTATGGTCTCAGAAGATGGAAGATCCAAATATCAACCATCATCTGTTAACCATGCAGATCTAAGAAAGAGCCTTGAGTTGCGAAATGATTTTCCAGATGAGTCTTGTAACAGGAATCCTCAACATTCTGTCAAGCATAGTAGTGAAGAGCAAGGTGCTTTTCATTCGAAAGGCACAGTTCAGAAGGATTCCGGAAGACCCGTTGAAGCACTCAGTAAACAGCCAAGTG ATGATAGGAAATGGGCGGAAGTTGAACCCGGTATGGAGCAAGGACAATCTTCTAACAACCAACCCAGTAATACCGGTGTCGCAACACCAAATGCAAGAAAGCGGAAGGCTGAGAAGGAAAAGGCTGGTCCATTTAACTGGGATACGTTGAGGAAACAAGTGCAGTCGAAGGATGGGACAGCAGGAAGCAGCAGAAAAGCTATGGACTCTCTAGACTACGAAGCAATGCGAAATGCTGATGTTCATGAGATCTCCGAGGCAATCAAGGAAAGGGGTATGAGCAACATTCTAGCGGAGAGAATGAAG AGCTTTCTTAACCACTTGGTTGAAGATCATGAAAGAATTGATCTTGAATGGTTGAGAGATGTTGAACCAGCCAAAGCCAA GGACTATTTATTAAGTATACGAGGGCTAGGACTAAAAAGTGTGGAGTGCATACGGCTTTTAACTCTTCATCATCTTGCTTTCCCT GTTGACACAAATGTTGGGCGTATTGCTGTTCGACTTGGGTGGGTTCCTCTACAACCCCTTCCCGAGCAACTCCAGTTGCATCTCCTTGAACT TTATCCTATTCTGGAAACAGTTCAGAAATATATTTGGCCAAGACTCTGCAAGCTGGATCAGGAAACACT GTATGAGCTACACTATCAAATGATTACATTTGGAAAG GTTTTCTGCACAAAGAGGGATCCGAACTGTAATGCCTGTCCACTGAGAGGAGAATGTCGACATTTTGCCAGTGCTTTTGCAAG TGCAAGGCTTGCTCTTCCAGTGCCGGAAGAGAGACATATAGTACGTTCAGCTGCTCCCATAAGTGATACTAATAATAGCGGTAACGTTATAATAAAGCATATGGCACTGCCACCATCTGAGGATACCATAGATCAAGGAGTGAGGTTGTCAAGGGATTGCGAACCGTTAATCGAGGAACCAGCAACCCCAGAGCCAGAGCCACCTGCCGAAGTTGAAGATATTGAGGATACATTTTATGACGATTCGGATTCAGAAGAAATCCCAGTCATAAAGCTCAATATTGAAGAATTCACTACAAATCTACAGAGCTTTTTACAAGGGAAGATTGAAATTGGAGAAGGTGATATGTCCAAAGCTCTAGTTGCCTTAAATCCACAATTTGCTTCCATACCAGCACCGAAACTAAAGCACGCCAGTCGACTGCGGACAGAGCACCAAGT CTACGAACTTCCGGATTCACATCCTCTACTCAAAGAG ATGGATAGACGAGAGCCTGATGATCCAAGTCCATATCTACTAGCAATATGGACCCCGG GTGAGACGCCAGATTCTGTTCAACCCCCAGAAGCTAAATGTAGTTCTGCGGTAGCAGCAGGTGGTCTGTGCACCAACAAGACATGCTTTTCATGCAACAGCACAAGAGAAGCACAGTCTCAGACCGTAAGAGGCACAATTCTG ATACCTTGCAGAACAGCAATGAGAGGGAGTTTCCCGCTCAATGGCACATATTTCCAAGTCAATGAG GTATTCGCCGACCATGAATCTAGTTTGAGTCCTATAGATGTGCCAAGAAGTCTGATATGGAACCTTCCAAAACGGACCGTATTCTTTGGGACGTCTGTCTCATCAATTTTCAAAG GCCTGTCAACCGAAGATATCCAGTTCTGCTTTTGGAAAG GATTAGTGTGTGTCAGAGGATTTGACCAAAAATCACGAGCACCACGACCTCTGAAGGCCAGATTGCATTTCCCAGCAAGTAAGAAGGAAACATAA